A window from Sphingomonas bisphenolicum encodes these proteins:
- a CDS encoding lytic transglycosylase domain-containing protein, with protein sequence MKTALLAAPLLTITLAAPLAAASPQGSPRTVQLITMGVPAPPRLPAAAGADGTDRPDTPAVDEGAPLAEASPAALPASFSVHDLSRKWVQFQMAQTYGQAVPGEASPVDLAAAGAAPPVAAAPGVFAAPTLEAIRVPAWMRGGLAFASAATRYTPGCYAGGYRPAGFLSAQAEIRRAGYYGMMSAIACQYGIPVGLFDAMIIRESRYNDRAVSPKNAYGLTQLMPGTAAGLGVDRYDIEQNLHGGARYLRSQLDRFGQVHLALAAYNAGPGRVRGGQVPRIAETQAYVDDILLNWRRLSGFTRTASVTGPSLPPAPTSPRFNGRSAIVSRF encoded by the coding sequence ATGAAGACCGCGCTCCTTGCTGCACCGCTGCTCACCATCACCCTCGCAGCCCCGCTTGCCGCCGCCAGCCCGCAAGGTTCGCCGCGTACCGTTCAGCTCATCACGATGGGCGTGCCGGCGCCGCCACGCCTGCCGGCCGCTGCGGGCGCAGATGGCACAGACCGCCCGGACACGCCCGCGGTGGACGAAGGAGCCCCGCTCGCCGAGGCAAGTCCTGCCGCGCTTCCAGCGTCGTTCAGCGTTCATGATCTCAGCCGCAAATGGGTGCAGTTTCAGATGGCGCAGACCTACGGGCAAGCGGTCCCCGGCGAGGCCTCGCCGGTCGACCTGGCCGCTGCCGGTGCTGCGCCCCCGGTTGCGGCCGCGCCCGGCGTTTTTGCCGCGCCGACGCTGGAGGCGATACGCGTTCCGGCGTGGATGCGCGGCGGACTGGCCTTTGCCAGCGCCGCAACCCGATACACGCCAGGATGCTATGCCGGAGGCTATCGGCCGGCCGGTTTTCTCAGCGCCCAGGCGGAGATCCGGCGGGCGGGCTATTACGGGATGATGAGCGCGATCGCGTGCCAATATGGCATCCCGGTCGGCCTTTTCGACGCCATGATCATCCGTGAAAGCCGCTACAATGACCGGGCCGTCTCGCCGAAAAATGCCTATGGATTGACCCAGCTCATGCCCGGCACGGCTGCGGGGCTGGGCGTGGATCGCTACGATATCGAGCAGAATCTGCACGGCGGCGCGCGCTATCTGCGCAGCCAGCTCGATCGCTTCGGCCAGGTCCATCTGGCGTTGGCGGCCTATAATGCCGGGCCGGGACGGGTGCGGGGCGGCCAGGTGCCGCGGATCGCCGAGACCCAGGCCTATGTCGACGATATCCTCCTCAACTGGCGGCGCCTGAGCGGTTTCACGCGGACCGCCAGTGTCACCGGCCCATCGTTGCCGCCCGCTCCAACATCTCCGCGTTTCAATGGACGCAGCG